A stretch of the Orcinus orca chromosome 1, mOrcOrc1.1, whole genome shotgun sequence genome encodes the following:
- the REG4 gene encoding LOW QUALITY PROTEIN: regenerating islet-derived protein 4 (The sequence of the model RefSeq protein was modified relative to this genomic sequence to represent the inferred CDS: substituted 1 base at 1 genomic stop codon), translating into MELGLLHRKLCLNRATRPGSIIPRPSCATGWFYYKSCCXGYFQKLKNWSDAKLECQSYGNGAHLASILNLKEANTIATYIGGCQRNKPIWIYLHDLQKGQQWTWLDGATYIYRALSGKSVGGNKYYAEMNAMNTQLSTLRIQALMAEKYKE; encoded by the exons ATGGAGCTGGGGCTTCTGCACCGGAAGCTGTGTCTCAATAGGGCCACAAGACCAGGTT CCATCATCCCGAGACCTAGCTGTGCTACTGGATGGTTTTACTACAAGTCCTGTTGCTAGGGATACTTCCAGAAGCTGAAGAACTGGTCTGATGCTAAG CTCGAGTGTCAGTCGTATGGAAACGGAGCCCACCTGGCATCTATCCTGAATTTAAAGGAAGCCAACACCATAGCAACGTACATAGGTGGCTGTCAAAGAAACAAGCCCATATGGATCTACCTGCATGACCTGCAGAAG GGGCAACAGTGGACGTGGCTCGATGGGGCCACGTATATTTACAGAGCTCTGTCTGGCAAGTCCGTGGGTGGGAACAAGTACTATGCTGAGATGAACGCCATGAACA CGCAGCTCTCCACTCTCAGAATACAGGCTCTCATGGCAGAAAAGTACAAGGAATGA